From one Atribacterota bacterium genomic stretch:
- a CDS encoding V-type ATPase 116kDa subunit family protein gives MSVEEMKIMGIIGSKNLLNRALRLIILQGSMHTINALTRVNSADFFLPPTERNIEALEEEPFLKSYTNRRDFTEEERIVKLFYDLFDIKSHLKNEFLSEEYDYDNFMKQFLGIYDVLHFTMLEIEAKFKEIDSKREFINNLKYLSKINLDISRFANMKYLVFRLIRITRENYDKLKRNYENIPAVILKVAIEGKYVILVSITPETLEETLEKIFSSLNYTILPIPREMKGTIAEVLEQLNNSIEQDLKLIESLKRSIEEYKEQYRDELKKMYSRLEMEKRIEEVKSEVAIGKKLFFMFGYVPISSVNKLKENLEKKLGNKLIILVDDVKKPYSGTIPPTKLNNVKLFKPFESLVKMYGIPSYQEKDPTIFFGLSYMIIFGAMFGDVGQGLVLLISGLILEYIYQKIDFGGVLNRLGLSSIIFGFLYGSVFGSEEILPALVIRPMANIENMLIIAVFFGIILISLSYIFNIINTIKEKNLEEGLLGQNGLAGFILYLLLLYTVYQAFIIHNDLLPVLIIILPVLLCIMLFKKSIASKLFHLNKIYKKLSANDYIEEGFGIIEMLLSMLSNTISFLRVGAFALNHVGLYIAFLTLANMMSSAWSNWVVLVVGNIVILTLEALIVFIQALRLEYYELFTKYYRGDGIEYVPLKIKRPSLQKEKKRVIFKTIVLPIDGNKSYNFVNSKTEV, from the coding sequence ATGAGTGTAGAAGAAATGAAAATAATGGGGATTATTGGATCGAAGAATCTTTTAAACAGGGCTTTACGCTTAATTATTTTGCAAGGCAGCATGCATACGATTAATGCCTTGACCAGGGTAAATTCAGCTGATTTTTTTCTTCCACCTACCGAGAGAAATATTGAAGCCTTAGAAGAAGAACCTTTTCTAAAATCCTATACAAACAGGAGAGACTTTACCGAAGAAGAAAGAATTGTAAAGTTATTCTATGATCTTTTTGATATAAAGTCACATTTAAAGAATGAATTTTTAAGTGAAGAATATGACTATGACAATTTTATGAAGCAATTTTTAGGAATATATGATGTGTTACATTTCACTATGCTTGAGATTGAGGCTAAATTTAAAGAGATTGATAGTAAAAGGGAATTTATAAACAACCTAAAATATCTATCTAAAATCAATTTAGATATCAGCCGCTTTGCTAATATGAAATACCTGGTATTCAGGTTGATAAGGATTACCAGAGAAAATTATGATAAGCTTAAGAGGAATTATGAGAATATTCCAGCAGTCATATTGAAAGTAGCAATAGAAGGTAAATATGTTATATTGGTATCTATTACTCCGGAAACTCTGGAGGAAACCTTAGAGAAGATTTTTAGCTCACTAAATTATACAATTCTGCCTATACCTCGAGAAATGAAAGGCACTATAGCAGAGGTTTTAGAACAGCTGAATAATAGTATTGAGCAAGACCTAAAATTGATTGAATCACTGAAAAGATCAATAGAAGAGTATAAAGAGCAATATAGAGATGAATTAAAAAAGATGTATTCCAGGTTGGAAATGGAGAAAAGAATTGAAGAGGTTAAGTCAGAAGTTGCCATAGGTAAGAAATTGTTTTTTATGTTTGGTTATGTACCGATCAGTAGTGTAAATAAGTTAAAAGAAAATTTAGAAAAAAAATTGGGTAATAAATTAATCATTTTAGTAGATGACGTAAAAAAACCTTATTCGGGTACAATTCCTCCTACTAAGTTAAACAATGTAAAGCTATTTAAGCCTTTTGAGAGTTTAGTAAAAATGTATGGCATCCCATCTTATCAAGAAAAGGACCCTACTATCTTTTTTGGTTTGTCTTATATGATTATCTTTGGAGCCATGTTTGGCGATGTTGGTCAGGGACTTGTTCTACTTATAAGCGGTCTTATTTTAGAGTATATTTACCAAAAAATAGATTTTGGTGGAGTTTTAAACAGGTTAGGTTTAAGCTCAATCATTTTTGGTTTCCTATATGGCAGTGTTTTTGGGTCGGAGGAAATATTACCTGCCCTGGTTATCAGACCGATGGCTAATATTGAAAATATGCTGATTATAGCAGTATTTTTTGGCATAATACTTATTTCACTCAGTTATATATTCAATATTATAAATACTATAAAGGAAAAGAATTTGGAAGAGGGATTACTTGGACAAAATGGTCTAGCGGGATTCATCCTTTATCTTCTATTATTATATACCGTATACCAGGCTTTTATCATCCATAACGACTTGTTACCGGTTTTAATAATAATTCTACCTGTTCTTCTCTGTATTATGTTATTTAAAAAATCAATTGCCTCAAAATTATTCCATTTAAATAAAATTTACAAAAAATTATCGGCCAATGATTATATTGAAGAAGGTTTTGGCATAATAGAAATGTTACTGTCTATGCTCTCTAATACCATTTCCTTTCTCAGAGTTGGCGCTTTTGCCCTGAATCATGTTGGACTTTATATAGCCTTTCTTACCCTGGCTAATATGATGAGTAGTGCCTGGAGCAATTGGGTAGTTCTGGTAGTAGGAAATATTGTTATTCTAACACTGGAAGCCCTGATCGTATTT
- a CDS encoding ZIP family metal transporter: protein MLALSTFTWIVLFALLAVIVNGLGIITIYKNKKLAERANTYFMCFAAGVLITVPLVLVFPEAVEKNYSAGLAALVGFLFMFFSNRIIQQRTKQKSLAFGITAVEGIAIHSFVDGVIYAVTFSTSILTGFLAGIGLVVHEFAEGVITFSVLMEGGFSGKRAFLFAFLMSALTTPLGALLAYPVVSKLSSSILGLSLGFVVGVLIYLSASHLLPEARGHEKHHSPLAFVAGIILALFIVMTETV, encoded by the coding sequence ATGCTCGCATTAAGTACATTTACCTGGATCGTTCTTTTTGCTTTATTAGCAGTAATTGTTAATGGCCTAGGTATAATAACAATTTATAAGAATAAAAAATTAGCAGAAAGAGCAAATACTTATTTTATGTGCTTTGCTGCAGGTGTCTTAATTACAGTTCCCTTAGTTCTGGTCTTTCCGGAAGCGGTGGAAAAGAATTATTCTGCTGGTCTTGCTGCCCTGGTTGGTTTTTTATTTATGTTTTTTAGTAATAGGATTATTCAACAGAGGACTAAACAGAAATCTCTGGCTTTTGGTATTACGGCAGTGGAAGGTATAGCCATACATTCCTTTGTCGATGGTGTAATATATGCGGTAACATTTAGTACCAGCATACTTACTGGTTTTTTAGCCGGAATAGGTTTGGTAGTGCATGAATTTGCTGAGGGTGTCATTACTTTTTCTGTTTTAATGGAAGGAGGTTTCAGCGGGAAAAGAGCATTTTTGTTTGCTTTTTTAATGTCAGCTTTGACCACTCCACTGGGAGCTCTGTTAGCCTATCCTGTTGTTTCTAAATTAAGCTCTTCTATTTTAGGTTTGTCTCTCGGTTTTGTGGTAGGGGTGTTAATCTATCTTTCTGCTTCCCATCTATTGCCGGAAGCAAGAGGTCATGAAAAACACCATTCCCCACTTGCTTTTGTGGCAGGTATTATTCTAGCTCTATTTATTGTTATGACCGAAACGGTCTAA
- a CDS encoding V-type ATPase subunit, which yields MDKIIVYSAINTKIRILEREFLKRQDYLNLLKMFSVAETASYLKENTPYRKLLAEIKTDIVSRRDIEDILTLNMVTNIDKLIYYFRGDYKKLVRSLCIKYEIEDLKVLARIIFNGKEPGEIEKPLSFLGKYSQMEPEQFYKAKTIRDLIYSLKGSEFFEFLIPLIDGRRENLFRFEMALDTGYFNIIQSRRLKIFSADRYLIKKWEGLLSDLYNIQWIYRGKKFYQLSPEELLNYTINFGDKLTYKDRQRMCYAKSLEEFYQMTLNSVYGFLFKKEEMSTDIYMERRINRFIFYKLKLLSRKFPLSIIQTIAYIWKSELEIKDIISIVESIRYKLSSEEAKKFLVKVA from the coding sequence ATGGATAAGATCATAGTCTATTCAGCAATAAATACCAAGATAAGAATTTTAGAAAGAGAGTTTTTAAAAAGGCAGGATTATTTAAATCTGCTTAAAATGTTTTCTGTTGCTGAGACAGCGAGTTATTTAAAAGAAAATACTCCTTATAGAAAGCTTCTGGCTGAAATAAAGACAGATATAGTCAGCAGGCGGGATATTGAAGATATTCTAACGCTAAATATGGTTACCAATATTGACAAACTAATCTATTACTTTCGTGGTGATTATAAAAAACTGGTTCGTTCTCTTTGTATAAAATATGAGATAGAAGATTTAAAAGTACTTGCTAGAATTATTTTTAATGGTAAGGAACCCGGAGAAATCGAAAAACCACTCTCTTTTTTAGGCAAGTACAGTCAGATGGAACCTGAACAATTTTATAAAGCGAAGACAATTAGGGATTTAATATATTCACTGAAGGGATCAGAGTTTTTCGAATTTTTAATACCACTGATTGATGGCAGAAGGGAGAATCTTTTTCGTTTTGAGATGGCTTTAGATACTGGTTATTTTAATATCATTCAAAGCCGAAGATTAAAGATTTTCTCTGCAGATAGATATTTAATAAAAAAATGGGAAGGTTTGTTATCTGATTTGTATAACATTCAGTGGATATATAGGGGGAAAAAGTTTTATCAGTTATCTCCGGAAGAATTATTGAATTATACCATAAATTTTGGTGATAAATTGACTTACAAAGACCGTCAAAGAATGTGTTATGCAAAGAGCTTAGAAGAATTTTACCAGATGACATTAAATTCAGTCTATGGTTTTTTATTTAAAAAAGAAGAGATGTCAACAGATATCTATATGGAAAGACGTATAAATAGGTTTATTTTTTACAAGCTCAAGTTATTAAGTCGGAAATTTCCTCTTAGCATTATTCAAACAATTGCTTATATCTGGAAATCAGAGCTGGAAATAAAAGACATTATTTCTATTGTCGAGAGTATAAGGTATAAATTATCCAGTGAAGAAGCTAAAAAATTTTTGGTAAAAGTAGCTTAA